One Caenibius sp. WL genomic window, CGTGTTCAGCGCGATCAGATTGAGATCGAACAGGTCCTTCGGGCTGGGCCCGGCGGCATAGTTGCCGCCGAGCACCGCGTAGCAGGCGAACAGGATCGCGAAGATGAGACAGTCGCTCATCAGGTAGATCCAGAAGCCCAGCATCGTGCTGTGGCCTTCGGGGTGGGCGTGTTCGTCCAGATCGTAGAACGCGACCGGACCGCCCGAAGTGGTGAGAGTTGCTGTGCTCATGTCATCAGGCTCCGGCGGCCAGCTGGCGGGTGCGCGCTTCCTCGGTCGCGGCCACGGTGGCGGCCGGGATGTGGAAATCGCGCTTGTAGTTGAACGTATGGGCGATGGCGCCGCCGATCAGCGCGACGAAGCTGAGGCCCGCAAGCCACCAGATATGCCACACCAGAGCGAAGCCGCAGACCAGGCTGATACCGGCCAGGATGATCCCCGCGCCTGTGTTGCTGGGCATGTGGATGTCGCGGAAACCGGCCAGCGGGCGCTGCGCACCGCGTTCCTTCATGTCGTGCCACGCATCGATATCGTGGATCACCGGCGTAAAGGCGAAGTTGTACTCCGGCGGGGGCGAGCTGGTCGCCCATTCCAGCGTGCGGCCGCCCCACGGGTCGCCCGTCTCGTCGCGCAGTTCGTCACGCTTCCAGATGCTGACAGCGAACTGGATCAGCATGGCGGCGATGCCCACGGCGATCAGCGCGGCGCCGATCCCGGCGATCGCGAACCAGATTTGCAGGCTCGGATCGTCGAACACCCGCATGCGGCGCGTCACACCCATCAGGCCGAGGATGTAGAGCGGCATGAAGGCCAGCCAGAAGCCGATCACCCAGCACCAGAAGCTGATCTTGCCCCAGAACTCGTTCAGCTTGTAGCCGAAGGCCTTGGGCCACCAGTAGTTGATCGCCGCGAACACGCCGAACACGACGCCGCCGATGATCACGTTGTGGAAGTGGGCGATAAGGAACAGCGAGTTGTGGAGCACGAAGTCCGCCGGCGGCACGGCCAGCAGCACGCCCGTCATCCCGCCGATCACGAAAGTCAGCATGAAGGCGACGGTCCACATCATCGGCAGATCGTAGCGGATGCGGCCACGGTACATCGTGAACAGCCAGTTGAAGAGCTTGGCGCCCGTCGGGATCGAGATCACCATGGTGGTGATGCCGAAGAAGCTGTTGACGCTGGCGCCGGAACCCATCGTGAAGAAGTGGTGCAGCCACACGAGATAGCTGAGGATGGTGATGCAGACGGTGGCGTAAACCATCGAGGTGTAGCCGAACAGCTTCTTGCCCGAGAATGTCGAGGTGACTTCGGAGAACACGCCGAACAGCGGCAGGATCAGGATATAGACTTCCGGGTGGCCCCAGATCCAGATCAGGTTCACGTACATCATCGGGCTGCCGCCGAAGTCGTTCGTGAAGAAGTTGGTGTCGACGTAGCGATCGAGGCTGAGCAGGGCGAGCACCGCGGTCAGCACCGGGAACGAGGCGACGATCAGGATGTTGGCGCAGAGCGAAGTCCAGGTGAAGACGGGCATCTTCATCAGGTTCATGCCCGGCGCGCGCAGCTTCAGGATCGTCACGATCAGGTTGATGCCGGATAAGGTTGTCCCGACCCCGGCTATCTGGAGCGCCCAGATATAATAATCGACCCCGACATTCGGGCTGTAAGCGATGCCCGAAAGCGGCGGGTAGGCCAGCCAGCCGGTCTGCGCGAATTCCCCGATGAACAGCGAAATCATGACCAGCACGGCGCCCGCGGTCGTCATCCAGAAGCTGAAGTTGTTGAGGAACGGGAACGACACGTCGCGCGCGCCGATCTGCAGCGGCACGATGTAGTTCATCAGGCCGGTGATGAACGGCATCGCCACGAAGAAGATCATGATCACGCCGTGGGCGGTGAAGATCTGGTCGTAGTGATGGGCGTTCAGATAGCCTTCGGACCCGTTGAACGCGAGGACCTGTTGCAGGCGCATCATGATCGCGTCGGCAAAGCCGCGCAGGAACATGACGAGACCCAGGATCATGTACATGATCCCGATCTTCTTGTGATCGACCGTGGTGAACCACTCTTTCCAGAGATAGCCCCACAGGCGGAACTTGGTCAGCAGGGCGAGCAGGGCGATACCGCCCAGGGCCACCGCCGCGAACGTGGCGATCAGGATCGGCTCGTGCAGCGGGATCGCCTCGAAGGAGAGGCGGCCGAGAAGCGGGCCGGTTTCAGGTACGGGATGCGGAGTCATAAGGGTCTCGGGCGCAATCAGGATGCAGGGCGCGACACAGGGCCGCGATTTTCAAACAGGGCCAGCGTTTCGGCCTTGCCCGGCTGGCCGGGGCGGGTCAGCCCCGCGCCAGTCAACGGCTGGGGGTTCACCGGGGCCGGGCCGGCCTTGAGATTCGGTGCGGTGGGCGTGATGCAGACCGCGGCGACGTAGCGCTTGCCCGCATCGCCCGCCGAAGGCAGGGGAAGCTGGGGGCCGGTGCCGCGCGCGGCGTGCTTGTCGTAAGCGATCTGATGGACATTGTGGATGCCCGCGATGCCCATGCCGCCGCGCGCGTCGATCGCCATCATGTCGTGCATGCACATCTTGCCGGGCTCGACGCACATGTTCACGATCATATCGAACAGATTGGGTTCGACGCTGGCGAAGTGGCGGGCGGGTTCCTTCTCGCTCGGGCGTTCGAGCTGGAGATAGGCCGCGCGGTCAAGCGAACCGCTGCCGCTCTTGGCTTCTGCCACCCACTTTGCGAAACCGGCATCGTCCAGGCTCTTCACCGCGAAGCGCATGTTGGAGAAGCCCGCGCCGCTGTAATTGGCGGAAAAGCCGGTGAATTCGCCGGTCTGGTCCATGATGCCGTGCAGTTTGGTTTCCATGCCCGGCATGGCGTAGATCTGCCCGGCCATGGCGGGGATGTAGAACGAATTCATCACCGAGGACGCCGAAATGCGGAAGCGCACCTGGCGGTGGGTCGGCACGGCCAGTTCGTTCACTGTGGCGATGCCCTCTTCGGGATAGATGAACAGCCATTTCCAGTCGAGCGCGACGACATTGACATCGAGCGGCCTGGTTTCGGCCACCGCGGCGGTCTGCTGCTTGTTCTCGGCCAGCGGGCGATAGGGATCGAGCAGGTGCGTGGCGACCCAGGTGATCGCGCCCAGGCAGATGATGATCAGCAGCGGCGCCGCCCAGATGACGAGTTCGAGCTGGGTCGAGTGATCCCAGTCCGGCTTGTACGTCGCTTCCTTGTTGTTCGCGCGGTAGCGCCAGGCGAAGAAAACGGTCAGCGCCATCACCGGCACGATGATCAACAGCATCAGCACGGTGGAAATGACGATGAGATCGCCCTGCTGGCGCGCGATGTCCCCGGCGGGGTCAAGCACGACCAGGTCGCAACCGGCGACCAAGGGCAGCAGGGCAAGCAGGGGCAACGGCCTGAGCCGTGCGGCGAGTCGAGGAAGTGGCGTCGGCATGCCGCGCGCCTAGGCAAGGTATGCTGCACCGCACATAGGACATTTTGTCCAATCCCTTGATGGCTCCCGATGCCGCAGGGGGACTTTCATGTTGCGGGCGCGAAGCCCTCGCCTTAAGATTCGTGCCGTGAAAGCGGCCCATTGCTACAGGATGTGTCCATGAGCGCCGACACTGTGCCAACCGTTCAGGCCGAACGCGATGCCCGTGCCCTCAATGCCGAAGGGCATCGTATCGCGCCCGGTGAAATCGCCATCGGCGTGATTATTGGCCGTACTTCGGAATTTTTCGACTTCTTCGTTTATGCCATTGCTTCGGTTCTGGTTTTTCCGAAACTGTTCTTCCCCTTCGTCGATCCGCTGACGGGGACTCTCTATTCCTTCGGCCTGTTCGCGCTGGCGTTCTTCGCCCGCCCGGTGGGGACTGCGATCTTCACCGCGGTCGATCGGGCGTATGGCCGGGGCGCGAAGCTGACGATCGCCCTATTCCTGCTCGGCGGTTCGACCGCCGCGATCGCGTTCCTGCCCGGTTACGATTCGATCGGCATTGCCGCCGTGGTCCTGCTGGCGCTGTTCCGCATGGGGCAGGGCGTGGCGCTGGGCGGTTCGTGGGACGGCCTGGCTTCGCTGCTGGCGATCAACGCGCCCGAGGGCAAGCGCGGCTGGTATGCGATGGTGCCGCAGCTCGGCGCGCCGCTCGGCCTGATCGTGGCCAGCCTGCTGTTCATGTTCCTCGTGTCCGCGCTCTCGGCGGAAGATTTCCTCGGCTGGGGCTGGCGCTATCCGTTCTTCGTGGCGTTCGCGATCAACGTGGTGGCGCTGTTCGCGCGCCTGCGCATCGTGGTGACGCCCGAATACGCCCGCCTGTTCGACCGCATTTCGCTCAAGCCGGGTTCGGTGCTGGATACGGTCCGTTCGGAATGGCGCGTCATCGCCGCCGGCGCCTTCGCGCCGCTCGCCAGCTTTGCCATGTTCCACATGGTGACGGTGTTCCCGCTGTCCTGGGTGTTCCTGTTCACCGAGGAAATGCCCGCGCGCTTCCTCGGCATCGAAGCCATTGCGGCGGCTTTCGGCGTGCTCGCGATCATCGCATCGGGCTATCTGGCCGACCGCGTCGGCCGCCGCACGGTGCTCGGCGTGACGGCCGCCGGGATCGCCGCGTTCAGCGGCTTCGCCCCGCAGCTTCTCGATGGCGGCGAACTGGGCGAACTGGTGTTCATGATTTCCGGCTTCCTCTTGCTGGGCCTGTCGTTCGGCCAGTCGTCGGGCGCGCTGTCTTCCAGCTTCCTGCGCCACAACCGCTACACCGGCTCGGCGCTGACCTCCGATCTGGCATGGCTGTTCGGCGCGGGCTTCGCGCCGCTGGTGGCTCTCTGGCTGTCGAGCGCGTTCGGCCTGCTGGCCGCCGGCGCCTATCTCCTGTCGGGCGCGGTGGTGACGTTGGTCGCCCTGTGGCTGAACGCCGAACTCGGCCGTTCGATCGACTGATCCGGGCTGGGGAGGCGGCATGCCTCCCCGCCTTCCGGCCCTGAAAAGGGCGGGTATGGGCTCTGCCGCATACCCATTTCCCCGGTTGCCCTGGTCTTTCGCCCGCATCGGGAATGACGTCCCGGCTCACTCCCGCTAGGTAAGGGGGCGAATCACCGTCCGGGACACCGCATGACTTTTGACCAATGGGCGATCATTGTCATTCTGCTGGCAATGCTCGTCGCCTATGCGACAGAGCGGTTCCGGGTGGAACTGGTCGCCATGGTCGGGCTGGCCGCGGGCCATCTTGTCGGCGTGGTGCCGGTCCAGAATATCTTCGCGGGCTTTTCCAACCCGGCGGTCATTACCGTCGCCGAAGTCCTGCTGATCGTGTCCGCGCTTTCCGCCACCCGGGTGATCGACGATTTCGCGCGGCGGATCGCGGTGCATACCACCAGCGAGCCCGCTGTGTTGACGATGCTGTGCTGCACCGGGGCGTTCATTTCCATTTTCATGAACAATATCGGTGCGCTGGCGCTGATGTTCCCGGTGACTTTGTCGGTCTGTTCGCGGCTGGATATCCCGCCGGGGCGGGTGCTGATGGCGCTGTCCTTCGCCACGCTGCTGGGCGGGATGTGTTCGCTTACCGGCACGCCCGCCAATCTCGTGGTCAACCAATGGAAGATCGCGGAGAGCGGAGCGGGCTTCGGATATTTCGAACTGGGGCTGGTGGGCGGCCCCGTGGCGCTGGCGGGGCTGGCGTGGATCATTTTTGCCGCCCCCCGCGTGTTTCGCCATATCGTTTCGCACGAGGCGCCGTTCGAAGCCGGGCCAGCCGATTTTCTGGCCGAAATGCATATTCCCGCCCATTCAGCGCTGGCCGGGCTGCATCTCCCCCAAGCGGAGGAGCGGTACGAAATCGCGATCCATGGCGTGCTGCGCCATGGTGCGCATGTCTTCGCCAGACGCGGCGATATCGTCCTCGCCCCCGGCGATACCGTGCTGCTGGAAGGGACGCTGGGCCATCTGCAGGATCTGGTCGAAGGCGGGCAGCTTGAAGGGCTGCATCCCGACGAAAGCGCCGGGGTGGAGCGGATGGAAATCGTGGTGATGCCCGACAGTCTGCTGCAGGGCACGCGCATCAGCGATGTTATGGCGTTCATCGAACGCAATGTGCAGGTGGTCGGGATCGCCAGCCGCCGGCGCCGGATCGAAGGCCGTTTCGAGGATCTCCAGATCGGCGTGGGCGATGTGCTGGTGCTGGCGGGCGAACGCAGCGCCCTGCGCGAAGCGGCGGCCGATTGCGGCCTGCTGCCGCTGTCTGCCCGCCGGGTGCCGCGCCGGACGCGGGCCGCCTGGCCGAGCGTGGCGGTCTTCGCGCTGGGCGTTGTGCTGTCGGCGTTCGATGTCGTGCCGACCGAGCTGGCTTTCGGCGCGGTGGTGATCGCGATGGTCATGCTCGGCAGCCTGAATCTGCGCGGCGCGTTGCAGGACATGAACTGGAGCATCGTCATCCTCCTGGCCTGCATGATCCCGCTGGGGCTGGCGGTGGAGGACACGGGCACCGCGCGGGTGATCGCCAATGCGTTGGCGGATTATCTGCCATCGACCCAGCCGGTGGTGGTGGCGACGATGGTCCTGCTGCTGGCGGTGGCGATCACGCCGTTTATCGACAACGTGTCCACCGCCGTGGTGCTGAGCCCGATTGCGGCGGGCGTTTCGGCCCGCACCGGGATGCCGCTGGAACCCCTGCTGATCGCGGTTGCCATCGGGGCTTCGCTTGATTTCCTCACCCCGTTTGGCCATCACAACAACGCGGTGGTGATGGGTGCGGCGGGTTATCGGTTCCGCGATTTTCCCCGGCTTGGCGCACCGCTGCTGGCCATATCGGTGTGTGTCGCCATCGCCTGTTTCGCGGTGATCTGACCGTTCCCGCGGCAAAGCGGGCAGGGCGGACTTGCAACAATTTGTTGCCTGCCGTAAAAGTCTACTTTGTGAATAGGAAATCGGCGTAGCCAGATATGATCTCGAACAAGGCCAAATATGCGTTCCGGGCGCTGCTTGCGATTGCGTCCGCGCCGGAGGGGGAATCCTTGACCAGCGCCGAAATCGCGCGCCGCCATTCCATTCCGCACAAGTTCCTCGAACAGATTCTGCTCGATCTCAAGAAAGCCGGCATTCTTGACAGCCGCCGGGGAAAAAGCGGCGGATATGTGATGCTTAGGCCGTCCGACACGATCAGTTTCGGGGAAGTCCTGCGTCTGTTCGAAGGCCCGCTGGCCCCGCTGCCGTGCCTGTCCCGCAATTCCTACCGCCGGTGCGAGGATTGCGAGAGCGAAGCGCGTTGCGACATTCGCCGCGAATTCGGCCGGGCCTACGACGCAAGCCGGCAGGTGCTCGATTCGCGGACCATTGCCGATGCCCTGCGTGATGGTGGGCGCGATGGCGCGGCAACCCCGGAAATCCGCTATGACGAACGCATGACGGGGTGATCGCGGGCAGGGAATGCAAATAGGCGCTTGCTAATCCCTACTACATAGATAGAGATAATGGGGTGTGTTGAACGCGCCCTGATTCGTCGCCTCGCAAAGGCCGGACCCGGGCAGTCGGGAGAATGGCGGAATGCGTGGATTTCGAACCGTCCGGGCCTGGGGGCTGGCAACTTTGGCCGCGGTGGGCATCGCCGGGCTGGCGGCCTGTTCGCCGGCTGGAAACAAGGCTGACACCAAGGACCGGGTCGAACTGCTCAACGTGTCCTATGATCCGACACGGGAACTCTACGAAGCGATCAACCCCAGGTTCGCCGCCGAATGGAAGGCGAAGACCGGGCAGGATGTCGCGATCAAGATGAGCCACGGCGGATCGGGCAAGCAGGCGCGGGCGGTGATTGACGGGCTGGATGCCGATGTCGTCACGCTGGCGCTGGCCTATGATATCGACGAGATCGCCGAGCGCGGGCAGCTTCTGCCCAAGACCTGGCAATCGCAGCTCACCGCCAACAGCGCGCCCTATACCTCGACCATCGTGTTCCTGGTGCGCCATGGCAATCCCAAAGGGATCAAGGACTGGGGCGATCTGGTGAAGCCGGGTGTCGCAGTCATCACCCCCAATCCGAAGACCAGCGGCGGCGCGCGGTGGAATTTCCTCGCCGCCTGGGCTTTTGCGCACAAGGCTTACGGGTCCGATGCGGCGGCGGAAGACTATGTCCGCAAGCTGTTCGCCAATGTCCCGGTGCTCGACAGCGGCGCGCGCGGATCGACCACCACCTTCGTCGAACGCGGTATCGGCGATGTGCTGCTGGCGTGGGAGAACGAGGCGTTCCTCGCTCAGAAGGAATTGGGCAAGGGCAAGTTCGATATCGTCGTCCCGTCGATCTCGATCCTGGCGGAACCGCCGGTGGCCGTGGTCAGCAAGAATGCGGAACGCCACGGCACGCAGAAAGTGGCCGAAGCCTATCTCAAGTATCTCTACACGCCCGAAGCGCAGGATGTGATCGCCCGCAATTACTACCGCCCGATCGATCCCACGGTCGCCGCGAAGTATGCGGATGTCTTCCCCAAGCTCGAACTCGTCACCGTGGATAAGGATTTCGGCGGCTGGCAGGCTGCGCAGAAGCGGTTCTTCAACGAAGGCGGCGTGTTCGACACGATCTTTGCCGCGACCAAGCGATAAGCACCATGGATATCGCATTGAGCAGTCCACTGCAGGTGCCCGACGCCACTCGCCATCCGGCCCCGTCGCGAACCCCGCGCCGGAAAAGCCGCTCCGTCATTCCGGGTTTCGGTCTGACGATGGGCCTGACGCTCGCTTGGCTCTCGCTCGTCGTCCTGATCCCGCTGAGCACGGTGTTCATCCGTTCGGCCGGGATGGGGGTGAGCGATTTTCTCGCCGCCGGTTTTTCCGATCGCGCTCTGGCCGCTTACCGGATCAGCTTCGGCACGGCATTCCTCGCCGCCGTGGTCAACGGCGTGTTCGGCCTGCTGACGGCTTGGGTGCTGGTGCGCTACAGCTTTCCGGGCAAGCGCATCGTCAACGCGCTGGTCGATCTGCCGTTCGCGCTGCCCACGGCGGTGGCCGGGATTGCGCTGACCGCGATCTATGCGGGCAACGGCTGGGTGGGGCAGTTCCTCGAACCGCTGGGGATCAAGATCGCCTACACCCCGCTCGGGATCGTGATGGCGCTGGTTTTTATCGGCCTGCCGTTCGTGGTCCGCTCGGTCGAACCGGTGCTGGACGATTTCGGCGCCGAACTGGAAGAAGCGGCGCTCTCGCTCGGCGCGCGGCCGTGGCAGGTCTTCGCCCGGGTGGTCCTGCCCGCGATCCTGCCCGCGCTGCTCACGGGATTCGCGCTCTCCTTCGCCCGCGGGGTGGGGGAATACGGTTCGGTGATCTTCATCGCGGGCAACATGCCCTATAAGTCCGAAATCGCGCCGCTGCTGATCGTCACCCAGTTGGAACAGTACGATTATGCCGCGGCCACCGCGATTGCCACGGTCATGCTGGTGGCGTCGTTCGCCATTCTGCTGGGTATCAACTGCATCCAGGCGTGGAGCCGGAGGAGGCTGGCGGCATGA contains:
- the cyoA gene encoding ubiquinol oxidase subunit II; the encoded protein is MPTPLPRLAARLRPLPLLALLPLVAGCDLVVLDPAGDIARQQGDLIVISTVLMLLIIVPVMALTVFFAWRYRANNKEATYKPDWDHSTQLELVIWAAPLLIIICLGAITWVATHLLDPYRPLAENKQQTAAVAETRPLDVNVVALDWKWLFIYPEEGIATVNELAVPTHRQVRFRISASSVMNSFYIPAMAGQIYAMPGMETKLHGIMDQTGEFTGFSANYSGAGFSNMRFAVKSLDDAGFAKWVAEAKSGSGSLDRAAYLQLERPSEKEPARHFASVEPNLFDMIVNMCVEPGKMCMHDMMAIDARGGMGIAGIHNVHQIAYDKHAARGTGPQLPLPSAGDAGKRYVAAVCITPTAPNLKAGPAPVNPQPLTGAGLTRPGQPGKAETLALFENRGPVSRPAS
- a CDS encoding Rrf2 family transcriptional regulator, which encodes MISNKAKYAFRALLAIASAPEGESLTSAEIARRHSIPHKFLEQILLDLKKAGILDSRRGKSGGYVMLRPSDTISFGEVLRLFEGPLAPLPCLSRNSYRRCEDCESEARCDIRREFGRAYDASRQVLDSRTIADALRDGGRDGAATPEIRYDERMTG
- the cyoB gene encoding cytochrome o ubiquinol oxidase subunit I is translated as MTPHPVPETGPLLGRLSFEAIPLHEPILIATFAAVALGGIALLALLTKFRLWGYLWKEWFTTVDHKKIGIMYMILGLVMFLRGFADAIMMRLQQVLAFNGSEGYLNAHHYDQIFTAHGVIMIFFVAMPFITGLMNYIVPLQIGARDVSFPFLNNFSFWMTTAGAVLVMISLFIGEFAQTGWLAYPPLSGIAYSPNVGVDYYIWALQIAGVGTTLSGINLIVTILKLRAPGMNLMKMPVFTWTSLCANILIVASFPVLTAVLALLSLDRYVDTNFFTNDFGGSPMMYVNLIWIWGHPEVYILILPLFGVFSEVTSTFSGKKLFGYTSMVYATVCITILSYLVWLHHFFTMGSGASVNSFFGITTMVISIPTGAKLFNWLFTMYRGRIRYDLPMMWTVAFMLTFVIGGMTGVLLAVPPADFVLHNSLFLIAHFHNVIIGGVVFGVFAAINYWWPKAFGYKLNEFWGKISFWCWVIGFWLAFMPLYILGLMGVTRRMRVFDDPSLQIWFAIAGIGAALIAVGIAAMLIQFAVSIWKRDELRDETGDPWGGRTLEWATSSPPPEYNFAFTPVIHDIDAWHDMKERGAQRPLAGFRDIHMPSNTGAGIILAGISLVCGFALVWHIWWLAGLSFVALIGGAIAHTFNYKRDFHIPAATVAATEEARTRQLAAGA
- a CDS encoding sulfate ABC transporter substrate-binding protein, encoding MRGFRTVRAWGLATLAAVGIAGLAACSPAGNKADTKDRVELLNVSYDPTRELYEAINPRFAAEWKAKTGQDVAIKMSHGGSGKQARAVIDGLDADVVTLALAYDIDEIAERGQLLPKTWQSQLTANSAPYTSTIVFLVRHGNPKGIKDWGDLVKPGVAVITPNPKTSGGARWNFLAAWAFAHKAYGSDAAAEDYVRKLFANVPVLDSGARGSTTTFVERGIGDVLLAWENEAFLAQKELGKGKFDIVVPSISILAEPPVAVVSKNAERHGTQKVAEAYLKYLYTPEAQDVIARNYYRPIDPTVAAKYADVFPKLELVTVDKDFGGWQAAQKRFFNEGGVFDTIFAATKR
- a CDS encoding MFS transporter; translated protein: MSADTVPTVQAERDARALNAEGHRIAPGEIAIGVIIGRTSEFFDFFVYAIASVLVFPKLFFPFVDPLTGTLYSFGLFALAFFARPVGTAIFTAVDRAYGRGAKLTIALFLLGGSTAAIAFLPGYDSIGIAAVVLLALFRMGQGVALGGSWDGLASLLAINAPEGKRGWYAMVPQLGAPLGLIVASLLFMFLVSALSAEDFLGWGWRYPFFVAFAINVVALFARLRIVVTPEYARLFDRISLKPGSVLDTVRSEWRVIAAGAFAPLASFAMFHMVTVFPLSWVFLFTEEMPARFLGIEAIAAAFGVLAIIASGYLADRVGRRTVLGVTAAGIAAFSGFAPQLLDGGELGELVFMISGFLLLGLSFGQSSGALSSSFLRHNRYTGSALTSDLAWLFGAGFAPLVALWLSSAFGLLAAGAYLLSGAVVTLVALWLNAELGRSID
- a CDS encoding SLC13 family permease, with the protein product MTFDQWAIIVILLAMLVAYATERFRVELVAMVGLAAGHLVGVVPVQNIFAGFSNPAVITVAEVLLIVSALSATRVIDDFARRIAVHTTSEPAVLTMLCCTGAFISIFMNNIGALALMFPVTLSVCSRLDIPPGRVLMALSFATLLGGMCSLTGTPANLVVNQWKIAESGAGFGYFELGLVGGPVALAGLAWIIFAAPRVFRHIVSHEAPFEAGPADFLAEMHIPAHSALAGLHLPQAEERYEIAIHGVLRHGAHVFARRGDIVLAPGDTVLLEGTLGHLQDLVEGGQLEGLHPDESAGVERMEIVVMPDSLLQGTRISDVMAFIERNVQVVGIASRRRRIEGRFEDLQIGVGDVLVLAGERSALREAAADCGLLPLSARRVPRRTRAAWPSVAVFALGVVLSAFDVVPTELAFGAVVIAMVMLGSLNLRGALQDMNWSIVILLACMIPLGLAVEDTGTARVIANALADYLPSTQPVVVATMVLLLAVAITPFIDNVSTAVVLSPIAAGVSARTGMPLEPLLIAVAIGASLDFLTPFGHHNNAVVMGAAGYRFRDFPRLGAPLLAISVCVAIACFAVI
- the cysT gene encoding sulfate ABC transporter permease subunit CysT — encoded protein: MGLTLAWLSLVVLIPLSTVFIRSAGMGVSDFLAAGFSDRALAAYRISFGTAFLAAVVNGVFGLLTAWVLVRYSFPGKRIVNALVDLPFALPTAVAGIALTAIYAGNGWVGQFLEPLGIKIAYTPLGIVMALVFIGLPFVVRSVEPVLDDFGAELEEAALSLGARPWQVFARVVLPAILPALLTGFALSFARGVGEYGSVIFIAGNMPYKSEIAPLLIVTQLEQYDYAAATAIATVMLVASFAILLGINCIQAWSRRRLAA